A section of the Kribbella sp. HUAS MG21 genome encodes:
- a CDS encoding glycoside hydrolase family 43 protein, with amino-acid sequence MNETHRYTGYLYAHFKRESVDGEQIYFALSDGNDPLRFTDLNGGKPVLYSTLGELGVRDPHIVRAPRGDRFYLVATDLRLYASHDWDRHQRWGSRSIMVWESADLVDWGQGRLVEVAPPEAGNTWAPEAVWDPEQDAYLVHWSSTLYDDADHTGKSYNRIMCATTRDFREFSAPRVWIDRGWQTIDTTVIEHEGVYYRFLKDERGRDGDAPHGKSVFSETATSLTAAEWKPLAEGIGLGAISQGEGPLVYKSNTENKWYLWIDEFRPDRRYVPFETTDLANGVWAPATGHRLPKDPCHGVVLPVTAEEHERLRTASWT; translated from the coding sequence TTGAACGAGACTCATCGGTACACCGGCTATCTCTACGCACACTTCAAGCGTGAGTCCGTCGATGGTGAGCAGATCTACTTCGCCTTGAGTGACGGTAACGACCCGCTGCGGTTCACCGACCTGAACGGCGGAAAGCCCGTGCTCTACTCGACTCTCGGGGAGCTCGGCGTCCGCGATCCGCACATCGTCCGCGCTCCGCGGGGCGATCGGTTCTACCTGGTCGCGACCGACCTGCGGCTCTACGCGAGCCACGACTGGGATCGGCACCAGCGCTGGGGCAGTCGCTCGATCATGGTCTGGGAGTCGGCGGACCTGGTGGACTGGGGACAGGGGCGACTCGTCGAGGTCGCCCCGCCGGAGGCCGGCAACACCTGGGCGCCGGAGGCAGTCTGGGATCCGGAGCAGGACGCGTACCTGGTGCACTGGTCGTCGACGCTGTACGACGACGCCGACCACACTGGCAAGAGCTACAACCGGATCATGTGCGCGACCACTCGGGACTTCCGCGAGTTCTCGGCGCCGCGGGTGTGGATCGACCGCGGCTGGCAGACGATCGACACCACGGTGATCGAGCACGAGGGCGTCTACTACCGCTTCCTCAAGGACGAGCGCGGCCGCGACGGCGACGCGCCGCACGGCAAGTCCGTCTTCTCCGAGACCGCGACCTCCCTGACGGCCGCCGAGTGGAAGCCGCTGGCCGAGGGCATCGGCCTCGGCGCGATCAGCCAGGGCGAGGGCCCACTGGTGTACAAGTCGAACACCGAGAACAAGTGGTACCTCTGGATCGACGAGTTCCGCCCGGACCGCCGCTACGTCCCCTTCGAAACCACCGACCTGGCCAACGGCGTCTGGGCGCCCGCGACGGGCCACCGGCTACCGAAGGACCCGTGTCACGGAGTCGTCCTACCCGTGACAGCCGAGGAGCACGAGCGGCTGCGCACTGCTTCGTGGACCTGA
- a CDS encoding VOC family protein: MLRGFATVSFYAADMHAAREWYTELLGLEPYFAVPNADNPDYLEWRFGDFQCELGIVNARYARQAVGNGPAGAIIHWHVDDLEATLDRLLSLGATLLEPITERGGANSGFRTAFVTDPFDNIIGIMNNPHYLEILAELKG; the protein is encoded by the coding sequence ATGTTGCGAGGATTCGCCACCGTCAGCTTCTACGCCGCCGACATGCACGCCGCGCGGGAGTGGTACACCGAGCTGCTCGGTCTCGAGCCGTACTTCGCCGTCCCGAACGCCGACAACCCCGACTACCTCGAATGGCGGTTCGGCGACTTCCAGTGCGAGCTCGGCATCGTCAATGCCAGGTACGCCAGGCAGGCCGTCGGGAACGGCCCGGCCGGCGCGATCATCCACTGGCACGTCGACGACCTGGAAGCCACGCTCGACCGCCTGCTCTCCCTCGGCGCCACCCTGCTCGAACCCATCACCGAACGAGGCGGCGCCAATTCCGGCTTCCGCACCGCCTTCGTCACCGACCCCTTCGACAACATCATCGGGATCATGAACAACCCGCACTACCTGGAAATCCTCGCCGAACTGAAGGGTTGA
- a CDS encoding glycoside hydrolase domain-containing protein gives MRNHRSLRRRIAVVLALPGVLVALLVPAAPAAGVQERSAADVVLADFEPGDSQEGVSLAADVDRAVPSTDFAARGSGSLRFDIAGSAATGNTVFPRVWLEDGTALQRADWRTFGYLRVGVLNASSEPTTMYVVVRDLAGKFHQTGLSAAPYGYRVFQIATAAIAAQGVDLTRLQHIQISAARSPNPRRLYVDDVVGTDTLVDEAAEQARTATQVVASMGLSGRLDAAVEALGQVESRISPRQLPPEQALRGTAAAIRAQLDDYRGRIPGLGGDIGAARGILAGLETVRWRIPRLGSFVDARRARPQSPVGLGFAASMSLVYPRDLPCQCGWGDGRLQLARGEYESTQLVALPYGTGLSGAQVKVTGIAGPRGPGSGLTVTADPVASLNLAPPVAPRPGTPTPYRPSLYQGWTPDPILADRATVDVAGDDLQAFWIRVHAAPGAAAGDYEVTIELTARDTAPQRARVRVTVWDVVIADRPVLQTAIGNDPKAYAEPYGITDPEGVRKVNEAKWRFLADYKLQPDNIYRSIYDGRPPTVAELREIDSKYGGLRRFNIWYFDPRLFDRARPETWDAQADALFDTIQPYVEDYRAAGLADRAYLYCCDESRAEYFGLIKAVLTRFKQRFPDIEVMSTIIDDQMGTGSGLSRLVDYWVRDVPWHSAEIIADRRAAGDESWWYLHAGNQNPYPNLFVGYEPGQLRSLLGPMSYQAGVDGFLYYRVDRWYGHPVLTDGPLSNWDPRTWNDVAGDGSLFYPGRNGPLPSIRIENFRDGMEDHNLLAALRQAVDHAPGGTDPQLIAKAERLLTAHDVVTSQKSYVRDPATYQAWRGDLGRVLERLT, from the coding sequence TTGCGAAACCATCGATCGCTCCGGCGACGAATCGCCGTGGTGCTTGCCTTGCCTGGTGTGCTCGTCGCACTGCTCGTTCCCGCCGCCCCAGCCGCCGGCGTACAGGAGCGGAGCGCTGCTGACGTCGTACTTGCCGACTTCGAGCCGGGCGACAGCCAGGAGGGGGTGAGCCTGGCGGCGGATGTCGACCGGGCGGTGCCGTCCACCGACTTCGCCGCGCGCGGGAGCGGCTCGTTGCGATTCGACATCGCCGGCAGTGCCGCCACCGGCAACACGGTGTTCCCGCGGGTTTGGCTGGAGGACGGGACCGCCTTGCAGCGGGCTGACTGGCGGACGTTCGGCTACCTGCGGGTCGGCGTACTGAACGCGTCCTCGGAGCCGACAACCATGTACGTCGTGGTGCGGGACCTGGCAGGGAAGTTCCACCAGACCGGGCTCTCCGCGGCGCCGTACGGCTACCGGGTGTTCCAGATCGCGACCGCGGCCATCGCCGCGCAAGGTGTCGACCTGACCCGGTTGCAGCACATCCAGATCAGCGCCGCGCGGAGCCCGAACCCACGGCGGCTGTACGTCGACGACGTCGTCGGCACCGACACGCTCGTCGATGAGGCGGCCGAACAGGCCCGCACCGCCACGCAGGTGGTCGCCTCGATGGGTCTGTCCGGACGCCTGGACGCCGCGGTCGAGGCTCTCGGCCAGGTCGAGAGCCGGATCTCGCCGCGTCAATTGCCACCCGAGCAGGCCCTACGTGGGACGGCGGCCGCGATCCGCGCGCAGCTCGACGACTACCGCGGCCGGATCCCAGGTCTGGGCGGCGATATCGGCGCGGCTCGAGGAATCCTTGCCGGCCTGGAGACTGTGCGGTGGCGGATCCCGCGGCTCGGCAGCTTCGTGGATGCCCGCCGCGCCCGACCGCAGTCGCCGGTCGGGCTCGGGTTCGCGGCTTCGATGTCGTTGGTCTATCCACGTGATCTGCCGTGCCAGTGCGGTTGGGGCGACGGCCGGCTGCAACTCGCCCGCGGTGAGTACGAGAGCACGCAACTCGTCGCGTTGCCGTACGGCACCGGGTTGTCCGGAGCGCAGGTGAAGGTGACGGGGATCGCCGGACCACGAGGTCCCGGCAGCGGGCTGACGGTGACGGCGGATCCGGTCGCGTCGCTCAACCTGGCGCCACCGGTGGCGCCACGTCCCGGTACGCCGACCCCGTACCGGCCAAGTTTGTACCAGGGGTGGACGCCCGACCCGATCCTCGCCGACCGCGCCACCGTCGACGTCGCCGGCGACGACTTGCAGGCCTTCTGGATCCGGGTGCACGCCGCGCCCGGTGCGGCGGCTGGAGACTATGAGGTCACGATCGAGCTGACGGCGCGGGACACCGCGCCTCAGCGCGCCCGCGTACGGGTGACGGTTTGGGACGTCGTGATCGCCGACCGTCCGGTGCTCCAGACGGCGATCGGGAACGACCCGAAGGCGTACGCCGAGCCGTACGGGATCACCGACCCTGAGGGCGTCCGCAAGGTCAACGAGGCGAAGTGGCGGTTCCTCGCCGACTACAAGCTGCAGCCGGACAACATCTACCGCAGCATCTACGACGGCCGACCGCCGACAGTCGCCGAGTTGCGCGAGATCGACAGCAAGTACGGCGGACTGCGCAGGTTCAACATCTGGTACTTCGACCCGCGCCTGTTCGACCGGGCGCGCCCGGAGACCTGGGACGCGCAGGCGGACGCCCTCTTCGACACGATCCAGCCGTACGTCGAGGACTACCGCGCCGCCGGGCTGGCAGACCGCGCCTATCTGTACTGCTGTGACGAGTCCCGGGCGGAGTACTTCGGTCTGATCAAGGCAGTGCTCACCCGGTTCAAGCAGCGGTTCCCCGACATCGAGGTGATGTCCACGATCATCGACGACCAGATGGGCACCGGGTCCGGACTGAGCCGGCTGGTGGACTACTGGGTCCGCGACGTGCCGTGGCACTCGGCGGAGATCATCGCCGATCGCCGGGCGGCCGGCGACGAGTCCTGGTGGTATCTGCACGCCGGCAACCAGAATCCGTATCCGAACCTGTTCGTCGGCTACGAACCCGGCCAGCTGCGGTCGCTGCTCGGCCCGATGTCCTACCAGGCAGGTGTCGATGGGTTCCTCTACTACCGGGTCGACCGCTGGTACGGGCATCCAGTACTCACCGACGGTCCGCTGTCGAACTGGGACCCGCGGACCTGGAACGACGTGGCGGGCGACGGATCGCTGTTCTACCCCGGGCGCAACGGGCCCTTGCCGTCCATCCGTATCGAGAACTTCCGGGACGGCATGGAGGACCACAACCTACTGGCAGCGCTCCGGCAGGCGGTCGACCATGCGCCGGGCGGGACCGACCCGCAGCTGATCGCAAAGGCCGAACGGTTGCTCACGGCCCATGACGTGGTGACCAGCCAGAAGAGCTATGTCCGCGATCCGGCCACCTACCAGGCCTGGCGGGGCGACCTCGGCCGAGTGCTCGAACGGCTGACGTAG
- a CDS encoding ATPase, whose product MNDTRYSEVELAELDSIARQIDIDAPADRVWDLVARPGWYINDGTVDDEPDVRYEDDVAVVTEPGVGEYRFRTEQLDKPRYAAFRWLSTPFRPVSEGTLVEFWIDERPGGGVTLRVLESGFSTLSADPATWLKEREGNDRGWTDELAAAKVFVESGAAQAGTES is encoded by the coding sequence ATGAATGACACCAGGTACTCCGAGGTGGAGCTCGCCGAGCTCGACAGCATCGCTCGCCAGATCGACATCGACGCGCCGGCCGATCGAGTGTGGGACCTTGTCGCGCGGCCCGGCTGGTACATCAACGACGGCACCGTCGACGACGAGCCCGACGTGCGGTACGAGGACGATGTCGCGGTCGTGACGGAACCGGGAGTGGGGGAGTACCGGTTCCGTACGGAGCAGCTGGACAAGCCGCGCTATGCCGCGTTCCGTTGGCTGAGCACACCGTTTCGTCCTGTCTCCGAGGGAACGCTCGTCGAGTTCTGGATCGACGAGCGTCCCGGCGGCGGCGTGACACTGCGCGTCCTCGAGAGCGGTTTCTCGACCCTCTCGGCAGACCCGGCGACCTGGCTGAAGGAGCGCGAAGGCAACGACCGCGGCTGGACCGACGAGCTGGCCGCCGCCAAGGTGTTCGTCGAGTCCGGCGCGGCGCAAGCAGGCACGGAATCGTGA
- a CDS encoding metalloregulator ArsR/SmtB family transcription factor — protein sequence MSRPDLPTMCAALSDPTRWEILTRLGQGAMSASALARVVPVSRQAIGKHLEVLREVGLVESEQRGREVVYLAVGARLSSLARELDRIGRSWETRLLRVKQLAERPDQGPQPRP from the coding sequence GTGAGCAGACCGGACCTCCCGACCATGTGCGCCGCGCTGAGTGACCCGACCCGCTGGGAGATTCTCACGCGCCTCGGGCAGGGCGCGATGTCGGCCTCCGCCCTGGCCCGGGTCGTCCCGGTGAGCAGGCAGGCGATCGGCAAGCACCTCGAGGTGTTGCGTGAGGTCGGCCTCGTCGAGTCGGAGCAGCGCGGGCGCGAGGTCGTCTACCTTGCCGTCGGCGCCCGGCTGAGCTCACTCGCCCGGGAGCTGGACCGCATCGGCCGGTCCTGGGAGACCCGCCTGCTGCGGGTCAAGCAACTCGCCGAGCGGCCCGACCAGGGCCCGCAGCCTCGGCCCTGA
- a CDS encoding MFS transporter has translation MSNQAIDRNFTPRERSPATRARRGLVLALACAAVAIVGIDVAIVNVALASIQHDLGVDHGTLQWVVVAYGLLLGGFLLLAGRIADQFGQRRVFLTGIAIFTGASLLAGIAEYAVLLIVARGVQGLGAALIVPAALSLLAVTFAEGPERDRAVGIFGAVDGVAASAGVVGGGVLAAGLGWRWAFFIHVPVGTALFVASLMFLPGDRPDERASRLDVAGAVTVTSGLLAFVYALHHAASHGWFTWSTLALFIAAVALLAVFVRIEARAVAPLVPAAMLRNRTRAAANLTAFLAFSALLALIFIGSLLMQQVLGYSPAIAGLAWLATTATIFVTAMTGTRLVGRVGGRTLLIIGLSLVAVGAFWLARVPRDAGYVTDLLPAFLLAGVGFGFCGPALQLGALSGVSRSDAGLASGLVETSREIGGAAGVAAVTTVLVTGSELDSFHAAFTVVGVLAVLGLVVAATGYAGRERELA, from the coding sequence ATGTCCAACCAGGCGATCGACAGGAACTTCACGCCTCGCGAGCGCTCTCCGGCGACGCGGGCCAGACGAGGGTTGGTGCTCGCCTTGGCCTGCGCCGCCGTGGCAATCGTGGGCATCGACGTGGCCATCGTGAACGTGGCTCTGGCCTCGATCCAGCACGACCTCGGTGTCGATCACGGCACGCTGCAGTGGGTGGTGGTGGCGTACGGCCTGCTCCTGGGCGGATTCCTCCTGCTTGCCGGGCGGATAGCGGACCAGTTCGGTCAGCGACGCGTCTTCCTGACCGGCATTGCCATCTTCACAGGTGCTTCGCTACTGGCAGGGATCGCAGAGTACGCCGTTCTGTTGATCGTGGCGCGTGGTGTGCAAGGACTCGGTGCGGCCCTCATCGTGCCAGCGGCGCTGTCGCTGCTGGCCGTCACGTTCGCCGAAGGACCTGAACGCGACCGCGCGGTGGGCATCTTCGGAGCTGTCGACGGTGTTGCCGCGTCGGCAGGGGTCGTCGGAGGCGGCGTGCTCGCGGCCGGTTTGGGCTGGCGCTGGGCGTTCTTCATCCACGTGCCGGTCGGGACAGCGCTGTTCGTGGCTTCCCTCATGTTCCTGCCAGGGGATCGGCCCGACGAGCGCGCCTCGCGCCTCGACGTCGCCGGAGCCGTCACGGTGACGAGTGGCCTTTTGGCGTTCGTCTACGCGTTGCACCACGCTGCGAGCCACGGCTGGTTCACCTGGTCCACCTTGGCCTTGTTCATCGCGGCCGTTGCGCTGCTGGCAGTGTTCGTCCGGATCGAAGCACGTGCGGTTGCTCCGCTCGTGCCCGCCGCGATGTTGCGGAACCGCACGCGGGCGGCCGCGAACCTGACCGCCTTCCTCGCGTTCTCCGCGCTCCTGGCGCTCATCTTCATCGGCTCGCTGTTGATGCAGCAAGTGCTTGGCTACTCACCGGCGATCGCCGGCCTGGCGTGGCTGGCTACCACCGCCACCATCTTCGTGACGGCGATGACGGGCACGCGGCTCGTCGGCCGGGTCGGGGGCCGCACGCTGCTGATCATCGGTCTGTCGCTGGTCGCCGTCGGCGCGTTCTGGCTCGCGAGGGTCCCACGGGACGCCGGCTACGTCACGGACCTGCTGCCGGCCTTCTTGCTCGCCGGGGTCGGCTTCGGGTTCTGTGGGCCCGCTCTGCAGCTCGGTGCCCTGTCCGGGGTGTCGCGATCGGATGCTGGGCTCGCGTCCGGCCTCGTGGAGACGTCGCGCGAGATCGGCGGCGCGGCCGGGGTCGCCGCGGTGACGACGGTCCTCGTCACGGGCTCCGAACTCGACAGCTTCCACGCCGCGTTCACGGTCGTCGGCGTCCTCGCCGTCCTTGGCCTGGTCGTCGCGGCCACCGGATACGCAGGGCGGGAACGAGAGTTGGCCTGA
- a CDS encoding MBL fold metallo-hydrolase, with protein MSDARITHIGGPTALIEVEGWRLLTDPTFDPPGGRYSFGWGSTSHKETGPAVPAAELPPIDAVLLTHDHHGDNLDNAGRALLPSAGTVVTTIAGAHRLAGNAVGLSPWAVHSLSKPGLPTLQITATPARHGPPLSRPITGQVTGFALSWEGQQHGALWISGDTVLYDGVRQVGERIDVGTVLLHLGAVQFGITGPIRYTMSGRDGVELCRVLQPRTVLPVHYEGWRHFTQGRDTIEDAFATAPSTIQRSLTWLPIGTPHNLTV; from the coding sequence GTGAGCGACGCCCGGATCACCCACATCGGCGGTCCCACCGCACTGATCGAGGTCGAAGGCTGGCGACTGCTCACCGACCCGACCTTCGACCCGCCCGGCGGCCGCTACTCGTTCGGCTGGGGCTCGACCTCCCACAAAGAGACCGGGCCCGCCGTTCCCGCCGCGGAACTACCGCCGATCGACGCGGTCCTGCTCACCCACGATCACCACGGCGACAACCTCGACAACGCCGGCCGCGCGCTGCTGCCCAGCGCCGGCACCGTCGTCACAACGATCGCCGGAGCGCACCGCCTGGCAGGCAACGCCGTCGGTCTGTCACCGTGGGCAGTCCACTCCTTGAGCAAGCCCGGACTGCCCACCTTGCAGATCACGGCAACACCTGCTCGCCACGGTCCCCCGCTGAGTCGACCCATCACCGGTCAGGTCACCGGCTTCGCGCTGAGCTGGGAGGGCCAGCAACACGGCGCCTTGTGGATCTCCGGCGACACTGTGCTGTACGACGGTGTCCGGCAGGTCGGGGAACGAATCGACGTCGGCACCGTCCTGCTCCACCTCGGCGCCGTGCAGTTCGGCATCACCGGTCCCATTCGCTACACGATGTCCGGACGCGACGGCGTCGAACTCTGCCGGGTCCTGCAACCCCGAACCGTCCTCCCGGTCCACTACGAAGGCTGGCGCCACTTCACCCAAGGCCGCGACACGATCGAGGACGCCTTCGCCACCGCACCAAGCACCATCCAACGAAGCCTGACCTGGCTCCCGATCGGCACACCCCACAACCTGACCGTCTGA
- a CDS encoding alpha/beta hydrolase has protein sequence MAPDTIVLVHGFWVTPRSWENWITHYEQRGFRVLAPGYPGFEVEVEALNADPTPILKLTVPEIIEHYEAVIRELPAPPIIIGHSAGGAFTQILLDHGFGAAGVAMNSAPTEGVRVVPLSQVKSTFPVLKSPANRHKAVPLSFEQWKYAFTNTFTEEESRALYDRYAVPANGGILWGSVLANFQPGHQDTWVDYHNDARPPLLFVSGSEDHIMPPEIQRSNAKHYKSDTVTEVKQYDGYAHLLPAQDGWERIADEVLDWALEHAAAAKA, from the coding sequence ATGGCTCCTGACACCATCGTCCTGGTGCACGGCTTCTGGGTCACGCCCCGCAGCTGGGAGAACTGGATCACGCACTACGAACAGCGCGGATTCCGGGTGCTCGCCCCGGGCTACCCGGGCTTCGAGGTCGAGGTCGAGGCGCTCAACGCCGACCCGACACCGATCCTCAAGCTGACGGTTCCGGAGATCATCGAGCACTACGAGGCGGTGATCCGCGAGCTCCCGGCGCCGCCGATCATCATCGGTCACTCCGCCGGCGGGGCCTTCACCCAGATCCTGCTCGACCACGGCTTCGGCGCGGCCGGAGTGGCGATGAACTCCGCCCCCACCGAGGGCGTCCGCGTCGTACCGCTGTCGCAGGTCAAGTCGACCTTCCCGGTACTGAAGAGCCCGGCCAACCGGCACAAGGCGGTGCCGCTGTCGTTCGAGCAGTGGAAGTACGCGTTCACCAACACCTTCACCGAGGAGGAGTCGCGCGCGCTCTACGACAGGTACGCCGTCCCGGCCAACGGCGGCATCCTGTGGGGCAGCGTGCTCGCAAACTTCCAGCCCGGCCACCAGGACACCTGGGTCGACTACCACAACGACGCCCGGCCGCCGCTGCTGTTCGTCTCGGGCTCCGAAGACCACATCATGCCGCCCGAGATCCAGCGGTCGAACGCCAAGCACTACAAGTCCGACACCGTCACCGAGGTCAAGCAGTACGACGGTTACGCCCATCTGCTCCCGGCCCAGGACGGGTGGGAACGGATCGCCGACGAGGTCCTCGACTGGGCGCTCGAACACGCCGCGGCTGCCAAAGCGTGA
- a CDS encoding alpha/beta hydrolase, translating into MPYITTTDNAQIFYKDWGSGRPVVLSHGWPLNSDSWEAQALFLASNGYRVIAHDRRGHGRSTQTWDGNEMDTYADDLAAVIDDLDLHDVTLVGFSTGGGEVARYLGRHGTGRVAQVVLVSAVPPFMLKTGDNPDGVPIEVFDGIRAGSLADRSQLYHDLADGPFFGNNRDGANVSAGIRDAFWLQSMAAGHRNAYECIAAFSATDFRGDLDTIDVPTLVIHGDDDQVVPFSVGGQASAERIKGARLVTYPGAPHGITDTHKEQLGSDLLAFLNEKEI; encoded by the coding sequence ATGCCCTACATCACCACCACGGACAACGCGCAGATCTTCTACAAGGACTGGGGATCCGGCCGTCCCGTCGTACTCAGCCACGGCTGGCCGCTCAATTCCGACAGCTGGGAAGCGCAGGCGCTCTTCCTGGCGTCCAACGGCTACCGCGTCATCGCCCACGACCGCCGCGGGCACGGCCGCTCGACCCAGACGTGGGACGGCAACGAGATGGACACCTACGCCGACGATCTCGCCGCGGTCATCGACGACCTCGACCTGCACGACGTGACCCTGGTCGGATTCTCCACCGGCGGTGGAGAGGTCGCCCGGTACCTCGGGCGGCACGGCACCGGCCGGGTCGCGCAGGTGGTGCTCGTGTCCGCCGTTCCGCCGTTCATGCTCAAGACCGGCGACAACCCGGACGGCGTACCGATCGAGGTGTTCGACGGGATCCGCGCCGGTTCCCTGGCCGACCGCTCGCAGCTGTACCACGACCTGGCCGACGGCCCGTTCTTCGGCAACAACCGCGACGGCGCGAACGTCTCGGCAGGCATCCGGGACGCGTTCTGGCTGCAGAGCATGGCGGCCGGGCACCGCAACGCCTACGAGTGCATCGCGGCGTTCTCCGCCACGGATTTCCGCGGCGACCTCGACACGATCGACGTACCGACGCTGGTCATCCACGGCGACGACGACCAGGTTGTGCCCTTCAGCGTCGGCGGCCAGGCCTCGGCCGAGCGGATCAAGGGAGCCAGGTTGGTCACCTATCCCGGTGCGCCCCACGGCATCACCGACACCCACAAGGAGCAGCTCGGCAGCGACCTCCTCGCATTCCTGAACGAGAAGGAGATCTGA
- a CDS encoding alpha/beta hydrolase, with product MFLRKWPVPQLLIAVALVFGLAGSASATGDRGPKPTVVLVHGAFADASGWNDVARSLQRKGYPVLAPANPLRGVDSDSAYLRSVLATVPGPIVLVGHSYGGFVLTNAAGGNPNVKALVYIAAFAPDSGDTVGGLSGRFPGSQLSPAALDFRPYPGGVDGYIKRGLFREVFAADVSPAAAAAMAGSQRPADIGTLDQPSGVPAWKTIPSWSLVATDDRVIPAAAQRFMAQRAGARTVEVKASHVAMISKPASTIDLILDAAKETS from the coding sequence ATGTTCCTGCGGAAGTGGCCTGTTCCCCAGCTCCTGATCGCGGTCGCGCTGGTTTTCGGCCTGGCCGGGTCTGCCTCCGCCACCGGTGACCGCGGCCCCAAGCCGACCGTCGTGCTCGTGCACGGGGCGTTCGCGGACGCGTCAGGATGGAACGACGTGGCCCGCAGCCTGCAGCGCAAGGGCTATCCGGTACTGGCGCCGGCGAACCCGTTGCGCGGCGTGGACTCCGACAGCGCGTACCTGCGCAGTGTTCTCGCGACGGTGCCTGGCCCGATCGTTCTGGTCGGCCACTCGTACGGCGGCTTCGTCCTCACCAACGCCGCCGGCGGCAATCCGAACGTCAAGGCGCTGGTGTACATCGCTGCCTTCGCCCCGGACTCCGGCGACACGGTCGGCGGGCTGTCCGGCCGGTTCCCGGGCAGTCAGCTGAGTCCGGCCGCTCTGGACTTCCGTCCGTATCCGGGCGGCGTTGACGGATACATCAAGCGGGGTCTCTTCCGGGAGGTCTTCGCGGCCGACGTCTCACCGGCCGCCGCCGCGGCGATGGCCGGCAGCCAGCGGCCCGCGGACATCGGAACGCTCGACCAGCCGTCCGGCGTACCGGCATGGAAGACCATTCCGTCCTGGAGCCTGGTCGCCACGGATGACCGGGTCATTCCGGCCGCGGCACAACGCTTCATGGCGCAACGCGCGGGAGCCCGCACGGTCGAGGTGAAGGCGTCGCACGTCGCGATGATCTCGAAGCCTGCCTCGACGATCGACCTCATTCTCGACGCTGCGAAGGAGACCTCCTGA